Proteins encoded within one genomic window of Salipaludibacillus agaradhaerens:
- a CDS encoding YkoF family thiamine/hydroxymethylpyrimidine-binding protein: MQGLSCGTSRIVGCRFSVYPMTDNFVDVIKGALEEVDTSKVWQYTDDVSTCIRGRSEHVFDVAKAIFIHAAKTGVHVVFNGTFSIGCPGDSEGDTYMSQDDRRMNEEKSQAEKVTAASQFALYPMNNPDYMQIIADQVQVAEKHGTFTKGVHYASRLDGDANDVFRTLEEAFTNTSKTSDRSHVTMTVAISANSPSKKDM; this comes from the coding sequence ATGCAGGGGTTAAGTTGTGGAACGAGCAGAATTGTAGGGTGTCGATTTTCAGTATACCCTATGACAGACAATTTCGTGGATGTCATTAAAGGAGCATTGGAGGAAGTGGATACATCTAAAGTGTGGCAATACACCGATGATGTAAGCACGTGTATTCGCGGTCGTAGTGAGCATGTGTTTGATGTAGCTAAGGCTATTTTTATTCATGCGGCGAAAACAGGGGTTCATGTTGTCTTCAACGGGACTTTTTCAATTGGATGTCCGGGAGACTCAGAAGGAGACACGTATATGTCACAGGATGATAGGCGGATGAATGAAGAGAAATCCCAAGCTGAAAAGGTGACTGCCGCTTCACAATTCGCCCTTTATCCTATGAACAATCCAGATTACATGCAAATCATCGCTGATCAAGTACAGGTTGCCGAAAAGCATGGCACTTTCACAAAAGGGGTTCATTATGCGAGCCGATTAGACGGTGATGCAAATGACGTCTTTCGTACGTTGGAAGAGGCATTCACGAACACATCGAAAACATCAGATAGAAGTCATGTGACCATGACGGTAGCCATCTCAGCCAATAGTCCATCAAAAAAAGACATGTAG
- the thpD gene encoding ectoine hydroxylase — protein MVQDLYPSRLNEKASIFERKDPVIHNEKAYEEGPLSRKELNFYDQNGYIMLEKFFDDDQLNMMKQELQYTMDQNRHRDSDEVIKEPSSNEIRSIFEVHKDGGFFEKLSQNERLVKICEQILGSQVYINQSRINFKPGFKGKEFYWHSDFETWHMEDGMPRMRALSCSIILTDNYEYNGPLMLIPGSHKWYVSTSGETPEDNYKSSLQKQEVGVPDNKSMEWLVKQAGGQIDRATGPAGSVLLFECNTMHGSAGNISPYPRSNVFFVYNSIKNKLEKPFGGTEPRPEFLANRDNVKPIEPAKSLNYSRKY, from the coding sequence ATGGTACAAGATTTATATCCATCTAGATTAAATGAGAAGGCATCTATTTTTGAAAGGAAAGATCCTGTTATCCATAACGAAAAAGCGTATGAGGAAGGTCCTTTGTCGCGAAAAGAGTTGAACTTTTACGACCAAAATGGCTATATTATGTTGGAAAAATTCTTTGATGATGACCAGCTAAATATGATGAAGCAAGAGCTTCAGTATACGATGGACCAAAACCGTCATCGCGACTCTGATGAGGTGATAAAAGAACCGAGCAGTAATGAAATTCGTTCCATATTTGAAGTTCATAAAGACGGAGGTTTTTTTGAGAAGCTATCTCAAAATGAACGGCTCGTTAAAATTTGTGAACAGATTCTTGGCAGTCAAGTGTATATTAACCAATCGCGAATAAATTTCAAGCCAGGCTTTAAAGGAAAAGAGTTTTATTGGCATTCAGACTTTGAAACTTGGCATATGGAAGATGGGATGCCGCGAATGCGCGCATTAAGTTGCTCCATCATTTTAACAGATAATTATGAGTATAACGGGCCCCTTATGCTTATACCTGGTTCCCATAAGTGGTACGTCTCCACATCAGGAGAAACACCTGAAGATAATTATAAATCGTCATTGCAAAAACAAGAAGTAGGCGTTCCAGACAATAAAAGTATGGAATGGCTCGTTAAACAAGCTGGCGGTCAAATTGATCGTGCTACTGGCCCGGCAGGCTCCGTTTTATTATTTGAATGTAATACGATGCATGGGTCTGCCGGTAATATTTCACCGTATCCACGGAGTAACGTCTTCTTCGTCTATAACTCTATTAAAAATAAGCTAGAAAAGCCGTTCGGTGGTACGGAACCTCGTCCTGAATTTTTAGCTAATAGGGATAATGTCAAACCAATTGAACCAGCCAAAAGTTTAAACTACTCACGTAAATATTAA
- a CDS encoding ATP-dependent Clp protease ATP-binding subunit produces the protein MMCQQCQERRATVGLNIQVNQEKHQLRLCRVCFEKLQAENKIPSHFGGGMPHDLFNQFGFSNMNANQYDEQQANRGGGVLDQLGQNVTHAAKTGLIDPVIGRDEEVERVIEILNRRNKNNPVLIGEPGVGKTAIVEGLALKISEGNVPAKLLNKEVYLLDVASLVANTGIRGQFEERLKQLIAELQQRKNVILFIDEIHQVVGAGSAEGAMDAGNILKPALARGELQVVGATTLKEYRTIEKDAALERRFQPVMVHEPALEEAEAILKGIQAKYEDYHQVSYTAEAITACVNLSHRYIQDRFLPDKAIDLLDEAGSKANLVSGAQPQGEVDQRLNEIMKEKELVLKEENYEQAAKLRDEEERLVKQLNKNTDTKAVVDVSQIQAIIEKKTGIPVGKLQETEASKMKSLVDNLNKKVIGQEEAVKKVAKAVRRSRAGLKAKHRPIGSFLFVGPTGVGKTELTKSLAEELFGSKEAMIRLDMSEYMEKHAVSKLIGSPPGYVGHEEAGQLTEKVRRNPYSIILLDEIEKAHPDVQHAFLQIMEDGRLTDSQGRTVSFKDTVIIMTSNAGVGSKKVTVGFGANEALNQTSLLDSLSSYFKPEFLNRFDAIIEFKQLEKDHLMMIVDLMLDELQTTLTEQNRTLHVSAEAKEKLADLGYHPSFGARPLRRTLQDQVEDRLTDLILEDDAITNISVTVENGEISVSV, from the coding sequence ATGATGTGTCAACAATGTCAAGAAAGGCGAGCTACTGTTGGATTGAACATTCAGGTGAATCAGGAGAAACATCAGCTTCGTTTATGCCGTGTGTGTTTTGAAAAGCTACAGGCGGAAAATAAAATACCATCCCATTTTGGAGGAGGTATGCCACACGATTTATTTAACCAATTTGGCTTTTCAAATATGAATGCTAACCAATATGATGAGCAACAAGCTAACCGTGGAGGGGGAGTGCTTGATCAGCTAGGTCAAAATGTGACCCATGCAGCAAAAACAGGATTAATCGACCCGGTCATTGGACGAGATGAAGAAGTAGAGCGTGTGATTGAAATTCTTAACCGTCGTAATAAAAATAATCCAGTGCTTATCGGAGAGCCTGGAGTTGGAAAAACTGCGATCGTTGAAGGGCTTGCCCTTAAAATAAGTGAAGGAAACGTCCCTGCTAAACTACTAAATAAAGAGGTCTATCTACTTGATGTGGCATCTCTCGTTGCTAACACAGGTATACGAGGACAATTTGAAGAGCGTTTAAAACAATTAATTGCTGAATTACAACAGCGTAAAAATGTTATTTTATTCATTGATGAAATCCATCAGGTCGTTGGTGCAGGGTCAGCAGAAGGAGCGATGGATGCAGGGAACATTCTTAAACCGGCACTTGCACGAGGTGAATTACAAGTTGTGGGAGCGACAACCTTAAAGGAATATCGAACGATTGAAAAAGATGCGGCACTTGAACGGCGCTTTCAACCTGTGATGGTGCATGAGCCTGCACTTGAAGAAGCAGAAGCGATTTTGAAAGGGATTCAAGCGAAGTATGAGGATTACCATCAAGTTTCCTATACGGCTGAAGCTATTACCGCTTGTGTGAACCTGTCACATCGTTACATCCAAGATCGTTTCCTACCTGACAAAGCGATCGATTTACTTGATGAAGCGGGATCAAAAGCCAATCTTGTTTCGGGAGCTCAACCTCAAGGAGAGGTTGACCAACGACTTAATGAGATCATGAAAGAAAAAGAACTTGTACTAAAAGAAGAAAATTATGAACAAGCAGCTAAATTACGGGATGAAGAAGAACGTCTTGTAAAGCAACTTAATAAAAACACAGATACAAAAGCAGTTGTTGACGTCTCACAAATTCAAGCCATTATTGAGAAAAAAACAGGCATTCCAGTAGGGAAACTCCAAGAAACTGAAGCTTCGAAAATGAAGAGCTTAGTAGATAATCTAAATAAAAAAGTGATCGGTCAAGAAGAAGCTGTGAAAAAAGTAGCTAAAGCTGTCCGAAGATCACGCGCAGGCTTGAAAGCAAAACATCGTCCCATTGGCTCATTTCTATTCGTTGGCCCTACAGGCGTGGGGAAAACCGAATTGACAAAATCATTAGCAGAAGAGCTCTTTGGCTCAAAAGAGGCGATGATCCGTCTTGACATGAGTGAATATATGGAGAAACATGCCGTGTCTAAATTAATCGGTTCACCTCCTGGTTATGTTGGACATGAAGAAGCCGGGCAGTTAACAGAAAAAGTTCGCAGAAACCCTTACTCCATTATCTTACTGGATGAAATTGAAAAAGCCCATCCAGATGTGCAACACGCCTTTTTGCAAATAATGGAGGACGGCCGTCTCACTGACAGTCAAGGACGGACAGTGAGTTTTAAAGACACTGTGATTATCATGACAAGCAATGCCGGTGTTGGTTCTAAAAAAGTGACAGTCGGTTTTGGAGCAAATGAAGCGTTAAATCAAACCTCTCTATTAGACTCACTCTCATCTTATTTTAAGCCAGAATTTCTTAATAGATTTGATGCGATTATTGAGTTTAAACAGTTGGAGAAAGACCATTTAATGATGATTGTAGATCTCATGCTCGACGAATTACAAACGACATTAACGGAGCAGAATAGGACGCTTCACGTCTCAGCAGAAGCAAAAGAAAAGCTTGCAGATTTAGGTTATCACCCGTCATTCGGTGCGCGCCCTTTACGTCGCACTTTACAGGATCAAGTGGAAGACCGCCTCACCGATTTAATTCTTGAGGACGATGCCATTACCAACATCTCTGTGACCGTGGAAAATGGTGAAATTAGTGTGAGTGTTTAA
- a CDS encoding serine hydrolase domain-containing protein has protein sequence MTYFRLKDIMRTKKVFTFIMFVSLLLSSSLEISAATSEVDISNENIEKVEEFIQKQMEKGNIPGLSVTIVKEDETVYQRGFGYADIDNGREITPDTLFELGSTSKAFTALGVLTLVDNGTIDIDAPITDYIPGLSMTYKGEEATVTVRDILYQTSGIPFNTISDIPISDGENAIEDTVKTLVGVELDSMPGEKFQYATINYDILGLLIEKTSGIKYEEFITKNILDPMGLTNTYMYSNEFEKDRMAQGYKQLFTEPRVYHAPNYEGNKPAGYIITNSKDMEKWLKIQLGVLKESTFSNRVIEESHIANRRVEQLQDGSSYASGWFVYQKGGVEISHGGNNPNYSSFILFRPEEKIGVAVLSNINSAYVEDIGHGINRILLDEDNNGSNIKDLNMIADYIAVAIISVSIMVITVVLWLTIKAIKELKAKRRFVDKKGKRGILKVLTSIIMMMILSYCIYLIPYLLYSGVDWEFIFVWLPSSIKWALYLGYPCLWLVYSYFLLISFLKKKEEPVDVIVS, from the coding sequence ATGACATATTTTAGATTGAAGGATATTATGAGAACCAAGAAAGTTTTTACTTTCATTATGTTTGTGAGTTTGTTGTTAAGTTCTTCTCTAGAAATAAGCGCTGCCACTAGTGAAGTGGATATATCCAATGAAAACATAGAGAAAGTAGAGGAATTTATACAAAAGCAAATGGAAAAAGGAAACATACCAGGTTTATCTGTAACTATTGTAAAAGAGGATGAAACAGTTTACCAGAGGGGATTTGGATATGCAGATATTGATAATGGTAGAGAAATAACTCCTGATACCCTATTTGAATTAGGCTCTACTAGTAAGGCTTTTACAGCCTTAGGGGTTCTTACTTTAGTCGATAACGGCACTATAGATATTGATGCTCCTATAACAGACTATATACCCGGGTTAAGTATGACATATAAAGGAGAAGAAGCTACCGTTACAGTAAGAGATATACTTTATCAAACCAGTGGAATTCCATTTAATACTATAAGTGACATTCCTATTTCTGATGGGGAAAATGCCATTGAAGATACTGTAAAGACGCTTGTTGGAGTAGAATTAGATAGCATGCCAGGAGAGAAGTTTCAATATGCCACTATCAATTATGATATTTTAGGCTTATTAATTGAAAAGACATCTGGTATCAAATATGAAGAATTTATCACAAAAAATATATTAGATCCAATGGGATTAACTAACACCTATATGTATAGTAATGAGTTTGAAAAGGATAGAATGGCTCAAGGCTATAAACAATTATTTACGGAGCCCCGAGTGTATCATGCTCCTAATTATGAGGGGAATAAGCCGGCAGGGTATATCATTACAAATTCTAAGGATATGGAAAAATGGCTTAAAATTCAACTGGGTGTCTTAAAGGAATCGACATTTAGCAATCGTGTAATTGAAGAGTCACATATAGCTAATCGTAGAGTTGAACAATTACAAGATGGATCTTCCTACGCCAGTGGATGGTTTGTATACCAAAAGGGAGGCGTTGAAATATCCCATGGAGGAAATAACCCCAACTATTCATCTTTTATCCTCTTTAGACCAGAAGAAAAGATTGGTGTTGCGGTTTTAAGTAATATTAACTCAGCTTATGTTGAGGATATTGGTCATGGGATCAATCGAATCCTATTAGATGAAGATAATAATGGTAGCAATATAAAAGACCTGAACATGATAGCGGACTATATAGCAGTAGCCATCATTTCTGTTTCTATAATGGTTATTACTGTAGTGTTATGGTTAACTATAAAGGCTATAAAAGAATTAAAAGCAAAAAGAAGATTCGTAGATAAGAAAGGTAAAAGGGGTATATTGAAAGTTTTAACTTCCATTATCATGATGATGATTCTGTCATATTGCATTTATTTAATACCTTATCTCCTCTATAGTGGCGTAGATTGGGAATTCATTTTTGTATGGTTACCATCTAGTATAAAATGGGCACTTTATTTGGGATATCCATGTCTTTGGTTAGTCTACAGTTACTTTCTGCTAATTAGTTTTCTTAAAAAGAAAGAGGAACCTGTTGATGTTATCGTTAGTTAG
- a CDS encoding DUF2087 domain-containing protein: MQLNRLVNFHKALGDKTRLRIIALLKDGPLHGQAIAGKLGLTAPTISHHIAKLREISVIYERREKNTIYFYLDEKKLTSMAEAVLTLGSETAMDMPAIEDAEKAVVLKNFLDHDGRIKELPAKRKKKLIVLEYLVEKLEIGKIYPENELNTFIKQYHEDYATIRREFVMCQFMYRQNGQYELNPKEMWPL, translated from the coding sequence ATGCAATTGAATCGACTTGTTAATTTTCATAAAGCATTAGGTGATAAAACGCGTTTACGAATAATTGCCTTACTGAAGGATGGACCATTACACGGGCAAGCAATTGCAGGAAAACTCGGCTTAACAGCACCGACTATTTCCCACCATATTGCTAAGTTGCGTGAGATTTCTGTCATTTATGAAAGACGTGAAAAAAATACCATTTATTTTTATTTAGATGAAAAGAAGCTCACATCTATGGCTGAAGCTGTCTTAACATTAGGGAGTGAAACAGCGATGGACATGCCAGCAATTGAGGATGCTGAAAAAGCGGTTGTCCTAAAAAACTTCTTAGATCACGATGGGCGGATTAAGGAATTGCCGGCTAAGCGGAAAAAGAAACTAATTGTCCTTGAATATTTAGTGGAGAAATTAGAAATAGGCAAAATATATCCTGAAAATGAACTCAATACATTTATCAAACAATATCATGAAGACTATGCCACGATACGCAGAGAATTTGTCATGTGTCAGTTTATGTACAGACAAAATGGTCAGTACGAACTTAATCCGAAAGAAATGTGGCCACTGTGA
- a CDS encoding DUF2680 domain-containing protein encodes MRKVVLSMMAALVLSVGAESFLTLEASAEENEQTEEITLTEEQQEEMSALQKEALEQQRTIINKYVEFGVFTEEKGDKIIKHFEKGYEELESTGFIPKWKQPHHKKES; translated from the coding sequence ATGCGTAAAGTTGTATTAAGTATGATGGCAGCACTCGTTCTATCGGTTGGAGCTGAGAGTTTCCTTACCTTAGAAGCGTCAGCGGAAGAAAATGAGCAGACAGAAGAAATCACGCTTACAGAGGAACAGCAAGAAGAAATGTCAGCCTTACAAAAAGAAGCCTTAGAACAACAACGGACCATTATTAACAAATATGTTGAGTTTGGTGTTTTCACCGAAGAAAAAGGTGATAAGATTATTAAGCATTTTGAGAAAGGGTATGAAGAGTTAGAAAGTACAGGTTTCATCCCTAAGTGGAAACAGCCTCATCATAAAAAAGAATCGTAA